GAGGCAGGCATCGCGTGACTACCACCACGACCACCGCGTCGCTACCCGCCGACGTCGAAGCGCTGATGCGTGGGCTGCGGTTGCCGCACGCCCGCGCGATCGCCGCCGACGTGCTGGCCACTGCCCGAGCTCAACGCTGGGACCCCACCGAGGTGATCAAAGCGCTGCTGACCGAGGAGTCCGCCGGCCGGGCCCGGTCCATGCTGGCCGCCCGCCGCAAAGCCGCCGGCTTCCCGACCGGGAAGACATTCGACGTGTGGGACCCCAATGCGTCGTCGATCCCGTTACCGACCCAGCAGGCGCTACAGACCCTGGAGTGGGTGGGTCGTCGGGAGAACCTGGTGGTCTGCGGGCCCGCTGGCACCGGCAAGACGTTCTTCCTCGAAGCGTTGGGGCAGAAGGTCATCGAAGCCGGGATGCCGGTGGCGTGGTTCACCCTCGAGCAGATCGGGGTCCTGGTTCGGGCGCACCGCGCTGACGATTCGTTGGGCAAGGCCGTGGCCAAGATCGTGCGTGCCGAGCTCGTGGTGATTGACGACGTTGGACTGTTGCCCGTCGGTGCCGATGCCGCTGAAGGGCTCTACCGCATCGTCGAGGCCGCCTATGAACGGCGCTCGGTGGCGATCTCATCGAACCTGCACCCCAGTGGTTTCGATGAGCTGATGCCCAAGACGTTGGCGACTGCCACCGTGGACCGGCTGCTGCATCACGCGCACCTGTGCCAGACCAGCGGAGACTCCGTGCGGCTGGCCCAAGCCCTGCACGGGAAGGGAGTCAAACCCTTGAGCTGACAACGGCCTCAACCACCGGTGGCGGACACACCCTAATGGGCAGATTCGTGTCCGCCACTGGGCAGTTCTTATTGGCCACCTACGGGCAGTTCTCATGTCCGCCCACGGGCAGTTTCAGCTGTCCATTGACACTGCGGGCGATCCGCGGTGGGTCCGGCCAGGAAATAGGTAAACGCCAAGGGGGCGTAAAACAACACCGCTGCAGCAAGGGCGATCGCTCCCGCCCGCCGTATCCTGCTTCGTGTCAGACGTATCATATCTAAGTTATAGCACTGATACATGCAGCTCGCTTACGATGAACACCATGAACGCACGCGACCCCGACTCCCGCCGCGAGCACCTACTCGCAACGGCGCTCGCGGTGCTCGACGAATTTGGACCGGCCGAGGTGACCACGCGCAAACTGGCCAAGCACGCGGGCATGACCACCATGGCCGTGTACTCGGAGTTCGGGTCGATGGGTGGCGTCGTCCGCGCCGTAGTCGATGCCGGCTTCGCCGAACTCGGACGGTCGTTCGCTTCGTTGGAGCGGACCGACGACCCGATCTGCGACATGCTGCTAGTTGGCGCGACGTACCGTGCGCTCGCCTTATCGCGACCGCACCTTTACAGCGTGATGTTCGGCGCCGCCGAACTCGGCGGCTACCGTCGGACCGGCGATGAACTCACCCAAGGCATCGACACCTTCCAGGTCGGCGTCGACGCCGTCGCCGAAGCCATGGACCATGGGTTGATCAAGGCCGGGGACGCGTTCCTGGTCACTGCACAGTTGTGGTCGGCTCTGCACGGACAACTGATCCTCGAGAATGCAAACATGCTCGACATCACCGACGATCCGTATAGGAACGTCTTCCTTCCGCTCATGAAGGCGCTGATTGTCGGACTCGGAGCAAGACCGGATACGATCGCCACCTCCGTGGCCCGTGCCCTCGAACTGCTTCCCCCCGAGCACAATTCGCGATTTCAACGTCGAGATACCACACCAAGTCCCGTGGCCCTTTACTCACCGATTGACGGCGACATGCCACGCTGAATGCAACGCCCGGTCGGGAGTTCGTATGCGGCCGCCCCGCACGCTCGACGCTCCGATTGCGCACGACATTTGGTGGGCGCGGACGGTATCGAACCGCCGACCGCTGGTGTGTAAAACCAGAGCTCTACCACTGAGCTACGCGCCCGTGCCGGGCAAAGATACCGTCAGGGTGGCCCCGGCCCCAAAACGGTCAGGCGTTGCGCGACGAGAGTGCACCGTCGTACGGCTGATCGGCGTGTCGCTGTACAGACACGCACGCTCGCGCTTCTGTGGCCCCGGTCCCAAACCCGCTAGGCGGTCAACGCCGCCAGTGCGTCGAGCCACAGTCGCTGGTCGCGAGCCTCGCCGGGCTGTTTCATTTCCGCGAATCTGATCGCCCCGGACCGGTCGACGACGAAGGTGCCGCGGTTTGAGACGCCGGCGTCGTCGTTGAACACCCCGTAGGCCTTGCTGACGGCGCCATGTGGCCAAAAATCGGAGAGGACGGGGAACAGGAAACCGCTCTGGGTGGCCCACACCCTGTGGGTGGGCGCCGGCCCCACCGAGATGGCCAGCACCGCCCGGTCGTCGTTCTCGAAGACGGGCAACCGGTCGCGGATCTCGTCGAGTTCGCCTTGGCAGATGCCGGTGAACGCGAGCGGAAAGAACACCAGCAGCACGTCTTTGGTGCCGCGAAAGTCGCTGAGCGTGACCGGCTGTCGGTTCTGGTCGAGCAGGGTGAAGTCCGGTGCGGTGCTACCGACCGGCAGCATCAACGCCGCCCGGCTGCTTTCGATTTCGGCGGCACCAGCCGGCTGGCGGCCCAGTCGCCGAGGTTGACCGAGGAGGTCGGCATCAGACCGGCGGTGGGCGCCGCCTCCGCGATCTCGGCGGGCTGCACGTGACCGGGCTTGCCGGTCTTGGGTGTCAGCACCCAGACCACGCCGTCGTCGGCTAGCGAGGCGATCGCGTCCATCAGCGTGTCCACCAGGTCACCGTCGTCGTCGCGCCACCACAACAGGACGACATCGACCACTTCATCGGTGTCTTCGTCGAGCAACTCGCCGCCGCACGCATCCTCCACGTCGGCGCGGATGTCGTCGTCGGTGTCCTCGTCCCAACCCCACTCCTGGACAACCTGCCCTGGTTGGATGCCCAGTTTTCGGGCAGAGCTCGGGGCGTCATCCGCGGCCACCACCGTGCGACCTCCTTGTCCGTTACAGCAGCTTGAGCGTCAAAGACGCCGTGTGATGCAATTTATCGTCGCATAGCGCGCAGCGTTGCACATCCGTCGACTCAACCGAATGCCCGACAACGCTTCACGGCTTCGGTCTTGGCGTCGTTGAGTTGGTTGACGCGTTGGTTGAACTGGTCGGTCCCGGCGTGTGACCGGATCGCGTTCGCCACCTCGCGGGCCGCGTCGTTGTAGGCGTTGAGGGCCTCGCGAAGCTGCCGTGACAGCGGGCCGTTGCTGTCGCCTTCGACCGTGTCGGCGCTGTGGGTGAGCGCGTCGATCGCGGGCTGCTCGGCGCCGGAGGTGTCGCCGCCGCGGTTGTAGGCGGCGACGAAGTCGTTGACCTTGTCGACGGCCTCTTTGCTGCTGATGGCAAACGACTCGCAGGCCTTGACCACCGCGGCGACCGTGATCGACCGCTGCCGCTGTGATTCCCTGATGCTGGAGGTGGCCGCCGAGGCGGAGACCGATGCCGAGACCGACTGCCGGTAGGCGGGGGCGATGGCCGTGTCGGCGCTCGGCGAGCCGTCGGTGATCGTGCTGCAGCCGACGACGGCGATCAGGACGGCCGCGATGCAGCCCGCCGCGCGCGCCGCGCTGGGCCATCCGGGCCAGCCGAGCCATCCGATCCGCACAAATTATGACGTTACCGGTTGGGTCGACAGGTGTCGTCACACGCCACGATCAGGTGCGGCACGATAGGGGAAGCCCCCACCGGGGCCGCAGCAATCCGCGACGGCTCGATCAGCCACAAGCCGGTCAGCCGCCTACCAAGGAGTAGTGCGTTGACCACCGAGTTCGCCCGCCAGGATCTGGCTAAAACATCAAGCGCCACAAGCGAACCCGATCGGGTGCGGGTGATCCGCGAAGGTGTCGCTTCCTACCTTCCCGACATCGATCCCGAGGAAACCGGCGAGTGGCTCGAATCCTTCGACGAGCTCCTCGAGCGTTCGGGACCGGCCCGTGCCCGCTACCTGATGCTCCGATTGCTCGAGCGAGCCGGTGAGCAGCGAGTCGCGCTGCCGTCACTGACATCGACCGACTACGTCAACACGATCCCGACCGAGATGGAGCCGTGGTTTCCCGGTGACGAGGACGTAGAACGCCGCTACCGCGCGTGGATCAGGTGGAACGCCGCCATCATGGTGCACCGCGCCCAGCGCCCGGGAGTCGGTGTAGGAGGCCATATTTCGACCTATGCGTCGTCGGCCGCGCTGTACGAAGTCGGCTTCAACCATTTCTTCCGGGGCAAGTCCCACCCCGGCGGCGGCGACCAGGTGTTCATTCAGGGCCACGCCTCCCCCGGTATCTACGCCAGGGCTTTCCTCGAGGGCCGGCTGACCACCGATCAACTCGACGGCTTCCGTCAAGAGCACAGCCACCCGGGCGGCGGTCTGCCGTCGTACCCGCACCCCCGGTTGATGCCAGACTTCTGGGAATTCCCGACGGTGTCGATGGGCCTCGGCCCGATGAACGCCATCTACCAGGCCAGGTTCAACCACTATCTGCACGACCGCGGCCTCAAGGACACCTCCGACCAGCACGTGTGGGCATTCCTCGGCGACGGCGAGATGGACGAGCCGGAGAGCCGCGGGCTCATCCAGGTCGCGGCCAACGAGGGTCTGGACAACTTGACGTTCGTCATCAACTGCAATTTGCAGCGACTCGACGGCCCGGTTCGCGGTAACGGCAAGATCATCCAGGAGTTGGAGTCGTTCTTCCGTGGCGCTGGCTGGAACGTGATCAAGGTGGTGTGGGGCCGCGAGTGGGACGCGCTGCTGCACGCCGACCGCGACGGGGCGTTGGTGAACCTGATGAACACCACGCCAGATGGCGATTACCAGACGTACAAAGCCAACGACGGCGCCTACGTGCGTGACCACTTCTTCGGCCGAGACCCGCGCACCAAGGCGCTCGTCGAGTCGATGACCGACGCCGAGATTTGGAACCTCAAGCGAGGCGGTCACGACTATCGCAAGGTCTATGCCGCCTACCGCGCCGCCGTCGACCACCACGGGCAGCCGACGGTGATCCTGGCCAAGACCATCAAGGGTTATTCGCTGGGCGCCCACTTTCAGGGCCGCAACGCCACCCACCAAATGAAAAAGCTTGCACTGCAAGATCTCAAGGACTTCCGCGACGCCATCCGCATCCCGATCAGCGACGAGCAACTCGAGCAGGATCCCTACCTGCCGCCGTACTACCACCCGGGCGCCGAGGCGCCGGAGATCCGCTACCTGCTGGAGCGGCGACATGCGTTGGGCGGCTTCGTCCCCGAGCGTCGCACCAGGACCAAGGCCCTGCGCCTGCCAGGCCGCGACATCTACGCACCCCTGAAGAAGGGGTCGGGCCACCAGGAGGTCGCCACCACGATGGCGACGGTCCGGACCTTCAAAGAGCTGTTGCGCGACAAAGAGATCGGGCCGCGCATCGTGCCGATCATTCCCGACGAGGCGCGCACGTTCGGCATGGACTCGTGGTTCCCGTCGCTGAAGATCTACAACCGCAACGGGCAGCTCTACACCGCCGTCGACGCCGATCTGATGTTGGCCTACAAGGAAAGCGAAGTCGGCCAGATCCTGCACGAAGGCATCAACGAGGCGGGGTCGGTGGCGTCGTTCACCGCGGCGGGCACGTCGTACTCGACGCACAACGAGCCGATGATCCCGATCTACATCTTCTATTCGATGTTCGGCTTTCAGCGGACCGGCGACGGGTTGTGGGCGGCCGCCGACCAGATGACGCGCGGCTTTCTACTCGGCGCGACTGCCGGGCGCACGACGCTAACCGGCGAGGGGCTGCAGCACGCCGACGGTCAGTCGCTGCTGCTGGCCGCCACCAACCCCGCGGTGCTGTCCTACGACCCGGCGTTCGCCTTCGAGATCGCCTACATCATCGAAGACGGCCTGCGCCGGATGTACGGCGAGCACCCCGAGAACGTCCTCTACTACCTGACGATCTACAACGAGCCGTACGTCCAGCCGGCGGAACCGGAGCACTTCGACCCCGAGGGCGTGCTGCGTGGCGTCTACCGCTACCGGCCGGCCCCCGAGGGCCGCACCAACACCGCCAACATCCTCGCGTCCGGGGTCTCGATGCCCTCGGCGCTGCGGGCCGCCGAGATGCTGGCCGCCGAATGGGACGTCGCCACCGACGTGTGGTCGGTGACGAGCTGGAGCGAGCTCAACCGCGACGGCGTCGCGATCCAGACCCAACGGCTGCGGCATCCCGAACGGCCCGCCGCGGAGCCGTACGTGACGACGGCGCTGTCCAAGGCGAACGGCCCTTTCGTCGCCGTCTCCGATTGGATGCGCGCCGTGCCCGAGCAGATCCGGCCGTGGGTGCCAGGCACCTACGTCACGCTGGGCACCGACGGGTTCGGCTTCTCCGACACCCGCCCAGCCGCCCGCCGCTACTTCAACACCGACGCCGAATCGCAGGTCGTCGCGGTGCTCGAGGCGCTGGCCCGCGACGGCGATATAGACCCCTCGGTGCCGGTCGCGGCCGCGCGGCAGTACCGCATCGACGACGTGCAGGCCGCTCCGGCGCAGACCTCGGATCCCGGCCCCGGCGCCTGACGCCGCGGGTGACCCGCCACGCGCCTTGGCAGAAACATCCAGAAAATCGGCGTAGCTTTTAGGGATGCCCGACAAGCAGTTCCGCACTCCCCCGACAACCCTGGACCTGCTGGACACCGTTCCGGAGTCGCTGCTGCGGCGGTTGAAGCAGTATTCCGGCCGGTTCTCCACCGAAGCAGTGAGCGCCATGCAGGAGCGGCTCCCGTTCTTCGCGGAGTTGGAGGCCTCCCAGCGGGCCAGCTTGGCCCTGGTCGTGCAGACCGCTGTCGCCAACTTCGTCGAGTGGATGACCGACCCGAGCAGCAACGTCAACTACACCGCCCGGGCATTCGAGCTGATGCCCCAGGATCTGACCCAGCGCATGCCGCTGCGCCACTCCGTCGACATGATCCGGGTGACGCTGGAGTTCTTCGAGGAGGTCGCCCCGCTGCTGGCCCGCTCCGACGAGCAGCTGACGGCGCTGACGGTCGGGATTTTGAAGTACAGCCGCGACTTGGCGTTCAGCGCCGCGACGGCCTACGCCGACGCCGCCGAGGCGCGCGGAACCTGGGACAGCCGGATGGAGGCCACGGTCGTCGACGCAGTGGTCCGCGGCGACACCGGCCCCGAGTTGTTGTCCCGCGCCGCGGCGCTGAACTGGGACGCCGGGGCCCCGGCAACGGTGGTGGTGGGCATTCCGGCTCCCGGTCGGGAAAACCATGCCAGCCAGGACGTTCGCGACATCGCCGCGCGTCACGGTCGTGCAGCGCTGACCGACGTGCACGGCACGTATCTGGTGGCCATCGTGTCCGGCCAGCTGACGCCGACCGAGAAGGTCTTCGGCGCGCTGCTCGACGCCTTCTCCGACGGCCCGGTGGTGATCGGGCCGACCGCGCCGATGCTGACGGCGGCTTACCACAGCGCCAGCGAAGCGATCTCCGGGATGAACGCGGTGGCCGGTTGGCGGGGCGCGCCGCGCCCGGTGCTGGCTCGTGAACTACTACCCGAGCGGGCCCTGATGGGCGATGCGGCGGCTATCGCGGCCCTTCATACCGACGTGATGCGACCGCTGGCCGACGCCGGTCCGACCCTTACCGAGACGCTGGACGCTTACCTGGACTGCGGCGGCGCCATCGAGGCCTGTGCCCGCAAACTGTTCGTTCATCCAAACACGGTGCGATACCGGCTCCGACGTATCGCCGACTTCACCGGACGTGATCCGACGCTGCCACGCGACGCCTATGTCCTGCGCGTCGCGGCGACCGTGGGGCACCTCGCATACCAGGCCCAACAGTCCAGCGCTGCCAGCAACGTGGTGACGCCTGTCACTCCGCCGATCGAAAAGGACCTGGTCGCGCCGTCGGTGATCGGGAATGTCCGATAGCAGATTGCGGCGAGGTATCGAACATGTCGCATCGCGTGCTGTTTTGTGGAGTTTCCACAAAAACATAAGACAAGGTTCATAATCCTTTACACGGCACAAAGACGTCTTCACAGTGTTCCCTTAATAACGTGATTGCGTTGCTGGCGCCCGGACAAGGGTCGCAGACCGAGGGGATGCTCTCGCCGTGGTTGGAACTACCCGGCGCCGCTGACCGACTGTCGTCGTGGTCGACCGCGAGCGGACTGGACCTTGCGCGGCTCGGCACCACCGCCTCTACCGAGGAGATCACCGACACCAAGATCGCCCAGCCCCTGATCGTGGCGGCCACCCTGCTCGCTTACCAGGAATTGACCGCGCGTGGTCTGCTGGCGGGTAAAGACGTCATCGTTGCCGGCCACTCGGTCGGTGAGATCGCCGCGTACGCGATCGCCGGGGTGCTTTCCGCCGACGACGCTGTCGCTCTCGCCGCCACCCGCGGCGCTGAGATGGCGAAGGCATGCGCCAACGAACCGACTGGAATGTCGGCGGTGCTCGGCGGCGACGAGGCCGCAGTCCTCGCGAGACTCGAGCAGCTCGACCTGGTCGCGGCCAACCGCAATGCCGCCGGGCAGATTGTGGCCGCCGGGCGGCTGAGTGCGCTGGACAAACTCGCCGAAGACCCGCCGGAGAAGGCCCGCGTCCGCGCGTTGGGTGTGGCCGGCGCCTTCCACACCGAATTCATGGCCTCGGCGCTCGACGGATACGCCGCGGCGGCGCAGAGCGTAACGACCTCCGAACCGACGTCGACGCTGCTGTCCAACCGCGACGGCCAGCCGGT
This genomic stretch from Mycobacterium paraterrae harbors:
- a CDS encoding DUF3052 domain-containing protein — its product is MVAADDAPSSARKLGIQPGQVVQEWGWDEDTDDDIRADVEDACGGELLDEDTDEVVDVVLLWWRDDDGDLVDTLMDAIASLADDGVVWVLTPKTGKPGHVQPAEIAEAAPTAGLMPTSSVNLGDWAASRLVPPKSKAAGRR
- a CDS encoding TetR/AcrR family transcriptional regulator, with translation MNARDPDSRREHLLATALAVLDEFGPAEVTTRKLAKHAGMTTMAVYSEFGSMGGVVRAVVDAGFAELGRSFASLERTDDPICDMLLVGATYRALALSRPHLYSVMFGAAELGGYRRTGDELTQGIDTFQVGVDAVAEAMDHGLIKAGDAFLVTAQLWSALHGQLILENANMLDITDDPYRNVFLPLMKALIVGLGARPDTIATSVARALELLPPEHNSRFQRRDTTPSPVALYSPIDGDMPR
- the aceE gene encoding pyruvate dehydrogenase (acetyl-transferring), homodimeric type, which gives rise to MTTEFARQDLAKTSSATSEPDRVRVIREGVASYLPDIDPEETGEWLESFDELLERSGPARARYLMLRLLERAGEQRVALPSLTSTDYVNTIPTEMEPWFPGDEDVERRYRAWIRWNAAIMVHRAQRPGVGVGGHISTYASSAALYEVGFNHFFRGKSHPGGGDQVFIQGHASPGIYARAFLEGRLTTDQLDGFRQEHSHPGGGLPSYPHPRLMPDFWEFPTVSMGLGPMNAIYQARFNHYLHDRGLKDTSDQHVWAFLGDGEMDEPESRGLIQVAANEGLDNLTFVINCNLQRLDGPVRGNGKIIQELESFFRGAGWNVIKVVWGREWDALLHADRDGALVNLMNTTPDGDYQTYKANDGAYVRDHFFGRDPRTKALVESMTDAEIWNLKRGGHDYRKVYAAYRAAVDHHGQPTVILAKTIKGYSLGAHFQGRNATHQMKKLALQDLKDFRDAIRIPISDEQLEQDPYLPPYYHPGAEAPEIRYLLERRHALGGFVPERRTRTKALRLPGRDIYAPLKKGSGHQEVATTMATVRTFKELLRDKEIGPRIVPIIPDEARTFGMDSWFPSLKIYNRNGQLYTAVDADLMLAYKESEVGQILHEGINEAGSVASFTAAGTSYSTHNEPMIPIYIFYSMFGFQRTGDGLWAAADQMTRGFLLGATAGRTTLTGEGLQHADGQSLLLAATNPAVLSYDPAFAFEIAYIIEDGLRRMYGEHPENVLYYLTIYNEPYVQPAEPEHFDPEGVLRGVYRYRPAPEGRTNTANILASGVSMPSALRAAEMLAAEWDVATDVWSVTSWSELNRDGVAIQTQRLRHPERPAAEPYVTTALSKANGPFVAVSDWMRAVPEQIRPWVPGTYVTLGTDGFGFSDTRPAARRYFNTDAESQVVAVLEALARDGDIDPSVPVAAARQYRIDDVQAAPAQTSDPGPGA
- a CDS encoding ATP-binding protein — encoded protein: MRGLRLPHARAIAADVLATARAQRWDPTEVIKALLTEESAGRARSMLAARRKAAGFPTGKTFDVWDPNASSIPLPTQQALQTLEWVGRRENLVVCGPAGTGKTFFLEALGQKVIEAGMPVAWFTLEQIGVLVRAHRADDSLGKAVAKIVRAELVVIDDVGLLPVGADAAEGLYRIVEAAYERRSVAISSNLHPSGFDELMPKTLATATVDRLLHHAHLCQTSGDSVRLAQALHGKGVKPLS
- a CDS encoding ACP S-malonyltransferase, which gives rise to MIALLAPGQGSQTEGMLSPWLELPGAADRLSSWSTASGLDLARLGTTASTEEITDTKIAQPLIVAATLLAYQELTARGLLAGKDVIVAGHSVGEIAAYAIAGVLSADDAVALAATRGAEMAKACANEPTGMSAVLGGDEAAVLARLEQLDLVAANRNAAGQIVAAGRLSALDKLAEDPPEKARVRALGVAGAFHTEFMASALDGYAAAAQSVTTSEPTSTLLSNRDGQPVTSAADAMEKLVAQLTRPVRWDLCSETLRQRSVTAIVEFPPAGALSGIAKRELRGTPTHAVKTPADLDGLAEL
- a CDS encoding PucR family transcriptional regulator — encoded protein: MPDKQFRTPPTTLDLLDTVPESLLRRLKQYSGRFSTEAVSAMQERLPFFAELEASQRASLALVVQTAVANFVEWMTDPSSNVNYTARAFELMPQDLTQRMPLRHSVDMIRVTLEFFEEVAPLLARSDEQLTALTVGILKYSRDLAFSAATAYADAAEARGTWDSRMEATVVDAVVRGDTGPELLSRAAALNWDAGAPATVVVGIPAPGRENHASQDVRDIAARHGRAALTDVHGTYLVAIVSGQLTPTEKVFGALLDAFSDGPVVIGPTAPMLTAAYHSASEAISGMNAVAGWRGAPRPVLARELLPERALMGDAAAIAALHTDVMRPLADAGPTLTETLDAYLDCGGAIEACARKLFVHPNTVRYRLRRIADFTGRDPTLPRDAYVLRVAATVGHLAYQAQQSSAASNVVTPVTPPIEKDLVAPSVIGNVR
- a CDS encoding peroxiredoxin, coding for MLPVGSTAPDFTLLDQNRQPVTLSDFRGTKDVLLVFFPLAFTGICQGELDEIRDRLPVFENDDRAVLAISVGPAPTHRVWATQSGFLFPVLSDFWPHGAVSKAYGVFNDDAGVSNRGTFVVDRSGAIRFAEMKQPGEARDQRLWLDALAALTA